The following are encoded together in the Methylomonas methanica MC09 genome:
- the nikR gene encoding nickel-responsive transcriptional regulator NikR, which produces MERFTISLSDELAADFDQWIDARGYKNRSEAVRDLLRKEIETKRLDQDQTIHSVATLSYVYNHHERNLAERLTAHQHEAHDLVVSTMHVHLDHDDCLETLFLRGFTQQIRNFAEKITAETGVRHSALNLIPVKVAALHYAHHAHFHPHS; this is translated from the coding sequence TTGGAGCGTTTCACTATCTCTCTCAGCGACGAACTGGCCGCCGATTTCGATCAATGGATCGATGCCCGCGGCTATAAAAACCGTTCCGAAGCCGTTCGTGATTTACTCCGAAAAGAAATCGAAACCAAACGTCTGGATCAAGACCAGACCATCCATAGCGTCGCCACGCTGTCATACGTTTACAACCACCATGAGCGTAATTTGGCAGAGCGTTTGACCGCACATCAGCACGAGGCGCATGATTTGGTGGTTTCAACCATGCATGTACATCTCGATCACGATGACTGTCTGGAAACCCTGTTTCTACGCGGCTTTACCCAGCAAATCCGTAATTTTGCCGAAAAGATTACCGCTGAAACCGGTGTGAGACATAGCGCTCTTAATCTGATTCCGGTAAAAGTCGCGGCTCTTCACTATGCCCACCACGCGCATTTTCATCCCCATAGTTAG
- a CDS encoding copper resistance CopC family protein produces MMKKIAAKALSAVLLVIVGPICHAEGVLLKSDPKNNAEVAHFDGTVKLWFSGNVSERYPSVVVVDGKGNRVDNGDTRLVLGERHRLTATTKPLSSGPYAMRYRVVTEDGLIVSGVSKFSITDNAAGAEAKP; encoded by the coding sequence ATGATGAAAAAAATTGCTGCTAAAGCGTTGTCAGCCGTATTGCTGGTAATCGTCGGTCCGATTTGTCACGCGGAAGGCGTACTCCTGAAATCCGACCCCAAAAATAATGCCGAAGTCGCCCATTTTGACGGTACGGTCAAGCTATGGTTTAGCGGCAATGTCAGCGAACGTTATCCGTCAGTTGTGGTGGTGGATGGCAAGGGAAACCGGGTCGACAACGGCGACACCCGACTGGTGCTGGGCGAACGCCACCGCCTGACGGCTACCACCAAGCCGTTATCGTCTGGACCTTATGCCATGCGTTATCGGGTCGTGACTGAAGACGGCCTGATCGTAAGCGGCGTATCGAAATTTTCCATCACCGACAATGCAGCCGGCGCAGAGGCGAAGCCATGA